The following coding sequences lie in one Clostridia bacterium genomic window:
- a CDS encoding rubrerythrin family protein, whose amino-acid sequence MSDNKILQYLMEAFAGESQANRKYLAYAKQAEKEGKLNAAKLFRAAADAETLHALKHFEVAGKIGSTAENLKDAVAGETYEYKEMYPPFAKAAEEAGNKAALMAFTFAMKAEEVHAKLYQEALENLDSTEEVFYYLCPVCGNIEKSVPEKCSICGVPGERFIKY is encoded by the coding sequence ATGAGTGACAACAAAATCCTGCAGTACCTGATGGAAGCTTTCGCCGGCGAGTCCCAGGCGAACCGGAAATACTTGGCCTATGCCAAGCAAGCCGAAAAAGAAGGAAAGCTCAATGCCGCGAAATTATTCCGGGCGGCAGCCGATGCGGAAACATTACATGCTTTGAAACACTTTGAAGTGGCCGGTAAAATCGGTTCCACGGCGGAGAACTTAAAAGATGCCGTTGCCGGGGAAACCTATGAATATAAAGAAATGTATCCTCCTTTTGCCAAGGCGGCGGAAGAAGCGGGAAACAAGGCTGCTCTCATGGCCTTTACTTTCGCTATGAAAGCGGAAGAAGTCCATGCCAAGCTGTACCAGGAAGCTTTGGAGAATCTCGATTCCACGGAAGAGGTGTTCTACTATCTCTGCCCGGTCTGCGGCAATATTGAAAAGTCCGTACCTGAAAAGTGCAGCATTTGCGGCGTGCCGGGTGAAAGGTTTATTAAGTACTAA
- a CDS encoding response regulator transcription factor — protein MDYKIMLVEDDTSLVQLLCSYLEKYGYHPVTASDFERVLDAFFEVRPHLVLLDINLPRYDGFYWCRKIRQVSKVPIILISAREGAMDQVLGLESGADDYITKPFDYEVVMAKIKSQLRRCYGDLAPGVRTERRLELAGLTLYPERPELHFEGKVVVLTQKEAVLAETLLRSAPRTASRELLMEKLWDDQAFVDENTLNVNVARLRKKLKEIGIDEALETVRGYGYRLHVTWGRAE, from the coding sequence ATGGATTACAAAATCATGCTGGTAGAAGATGATACCTCCTTGGTGCAGCTCTTATGCTCGTATCTGGAGAAATATGGTTACCACCCTGTGACAGCAAGTGACTTCGAGCGGGTTTTGGATGCGTTTTTTGAAGTGCGACCGCACCTGGTTTTGTTGGATATCAATTTGCCCAGGTACGACGGGTTTTACTGGTGCCGGAAGATCCGGCAGGTATCCAAGGTGCCCATCATACTTATTTCCGCCCGTGAGGGGGCCATGGACCAGGTATTGGGCCTGGAAAGCGGCGCCGATGACTATATCACCAAACCTTTCGATTATGAAGTAGTGATGGCGAAAATCAAAAGCCAATTGCGGCGCTGCTACGGGGATTTGGCCCCAGGTGTTCGGACAGAACGCCGCTTAGAGCTGGCGGGGCTCACCCTGTACCCGGAAAGGCCCGAGTTGCACTTTGAGGGGAAAGTGGTGGTCCTGACCCAAAAAGAAGCCGTGTTGGCCGAAACTTTGCTGAGGTCGGCGCCCCGGACCGCTAGCCGGGAATTGCTGATGGAGAAACTCTGGGATGACCAGGCCTTTGTAGATGAAAACACCCTCAATGTGAATGTGGCGCGGCTGCGAAAAAAGCTCAAAGAAATCGGTATCGACGAGGCACTGGAAACAGTGCGTGGATACGGGTACCGGCTGCATGTTACCTGGGGGAGAGCGGAATGA